In Chitinophaga nivalis, a single genomic region encodes these proteins:
- a CDS encoding aminotransferase class IV — MQVGFLYYNGKYLPVADPVFTADNRSFRYGDGCFETLKVYQGNVLLADLHFERLQASLNLLHFDIPPYFTKAFFVKQITELCHKNNMTNLARVRVSVFRADGGLYDPVNNSPQIVIQSWELAKTVFELNENGLIVDIFPDVKKSCDKYASIKSNNCLPYVMAAMYARQHQLNEMILLNQYGRVADSTIANVFVVSNKKIYTPPLSEGGVCGVMRKHLFKTDLPFKLEEKIISIEDLENADEIFLTNAIQGIRWVGHFRDSSYGNATAAILHEVLHESIL; from the coding sequence GTGCAAGTTGGTTTTCTTTATTACAATGGTAAATACCTCCCCGTTGCAGACCCGGTTTTTACGGCAGATAATCGCTCTTTCCGGTACGGGGACGGATGTTTTGAAACCCTGAAAGTATACCAGGGTAATGTTTTACTGGCAGATCTGCATTTTGAGCGGTTACAGGCCAGTCTGAATCTGCTGCATTTTGATATACCCCCTTATTTTACCAAAGCTTTTTTCGTAAAACAGATTACAGAGTTGTGTCATAAAAACAATATGACGAACCTGGCAAGGGTGCGTGTGTCTGTATTCCGGGCGGATGGCGGGCTATATGATCCTGTTAATAATTCGCCGCAGATCGTCATACAAAGTTGGGAACTGGCTAAAACCGTTTTTGAGTTAAATGAAAACGGTTTGATCGTTGATATTTTTCCGGATGTGAAAAAGAGCTGCGATAAATACGCTTCCATTAAATCCAATAACTGTTTACCTTATGTAATGGCTGCCATGTACGCCAGACAGCATCAGCTGAATGAAATGATCCTGTTGAATCAGTATGGTCGTGTGGCAGATAGTACCATTGCAAATGTGTTTGTGGTCAGTAATAAAAAAATCTATACACCTCCTTTGTCGGAAGGTGGTGTTTGTGGGGTGATGCGTAAGCATCTTTTTAAAACAGATCTGCCTTTTAAGCTGGAAGAAAAAATCATATCTATTGAAGATCTCGAAAATGCAGATGAAATATTTTTGACCAATGCTATCCAGGGTATCCGCTGGGTAGGGCATTTCCGGGACAGCAGCTATGGTAATGCCACGGCGGCCATCTTACACGAAGTACTACACGAAAGCATTTTATAA
- a CDS encoding cryptochrome/photolyase family protein — MMSPEISGQQACIGCLMAAIINMSVVNLIWFRRDLRLEDQAALYHALKAEHPVVPVFVLDKAILDDLADNTDKRVAFIYGALEVMQQQLLQLGSSLDVFYGTPAAAFAHWTAKYQVAKVFTNHDYEPYARQRDAAIAQQLREQGISFHMGKDQVILEKNEVLKDNGEPYTVFTPYHKKWQQVLQPAHLQSYACSQYFSKFYQQAPVKIPTPEEIGFKVIPLPFPDREMNIQVIRHYDETRDYPALEGTSRLGVHLRFGTVSIREVMQTALQLNATFAKELVWREFYQMILWHFPAVATHSFRPAYDRIQWRNNETEFERWCQGMTGYPIVDAGMRELNATGYMHNRVRMITASFLTKHLLVDWRWGEAYFAEKLLDYDLAANNGGWQWAAGTGCDAAPYFRVFNPALQTQKFDKQLDYIRKWVPELDGFDYVQPIVSHEAARKRALEVYGRALKEK, encoded by the coding sequence GTGATGTCTCCGGAAATATCCGGGCAACAGGCATGTATTGGATGTTTAATGGCAGCTATCATCAATATGAGCGTTGTAAATCTTATTTGGTTTCGCCGGGACCTGCGGCTGGAAGATCAGGCAGCCTTGTATCATGCATTGAAAGCGGAACATCCGGTAGTGCCGGTGTTTGTATTGGATAAGGCTATTCTGGATGACCTGGCAGATAATACAGACAAGCGGGTGGCTTTTATTTATGGAGCATTGGAGGTCATGCAACAGCAGCTCCTGCAGCTGGGCAGTTCGCTGGACGTTTTTTATGGTACGCCGGCTGCAGCCTTTGCTCATTGGACCGCCAAATACCAGGTAGCAAAGGTATTTACCAATCATGATTATGAACCCTATGCTCGGCAGCGTGATGCGGCTATTGCCCAACAATTACGGGAACAGGGTATCTCTTTTCATATGGGTAAAGATCAGGTAATACTGGAAAAAAATGAAGTGCTGAAAGATAACGGTGAACCCTATACGGTGTTTACTCCCTATCATAAAAAGTGGCAGCAGGTTTTGCAACCGGCGCACCTACAATCCTATGCCTGCAGCCAATATTTTTCAAAATTTTATCAACAGGCGCCGGTGAAAATACCTACACCGGAAGAGATAGGGTTTAAGGTGATACCATTACCATTTCCGGATCGGGAGATGAACATACAGGTGATCCGGCATTATGATGAAACCCGTGACTATCCGGCATTGGAAGGTACTTCGCGGTTAGGGGTACATTTACGTTTCGGAACGGTCAGTATCCGGGAAGTCATGCAAACGGCTTTACAACTCAATGCTACTTTTGCGAAGGAGTTGGTATGGCGGGAGTTTTATCAGATGATACTCTGGCATTTTCCTGCAGTGGCTACCCATTCTTTCCGGCCGGCATACGATCGTATTCAGTGGCGTAACAATGAAACGGAGTTTGAGCGATGGTGTCAGGGTATGACGGGGTATCCGATTGTAGATGCGGGAATGCGGGAGCTGAATGCTACCGGATATATGCACAACCGGGTACGTATGATTACGGCCAGCTTTCTAACGAAACACCTGTTGGTGGATTGGCGCTGGGGGGAAGCTTATTTCGCAGAGAAACTACTGGACTATGACCTGGCAGCCAACAACGGTGGCTGGCAATGGGCCGCAGGAACCGGATGTGATGCGGCGCCGTATTTCCGGGTATTCAACCCCGCTTTACAAACACAGAAGTTTGATAAGCAACTGGACTATATCCGGAAGTGGGTACCGGAGCTGGATGGATTTGACTATGTGCAACCAATCGTGTCACATGAAGCAGCGCGTAAACGGGCGTTGGAAGTATATGGCCGGGCGCTGAAAGAAAAATAG
- a CDS encoding 1,4-dihydroxy-6-naphthoate synthase: protein MHLSLGFSPCPNDTFIFDALVNNKIDTQGFTFDTQLEDVETLNNWALQGKLAVTKLSFAVYLKVKDQYDLLNSGSALGRGCGPLLIARKDIAKADISQLTIAIPGENTTANLLFSIAFPEAKNKKVMLFSEIENAVLSGAVDAGVIIHENRFTYQQKGLVKLMDMGEYWEQTTGNPIPLGGIFIRKDVPADIRAQLDSLIHQSLQHSYTTYPQLSEYVKSHAQEMDEQVMRQHIDLYVNDFSLDLGTEGKAAVVALMDAAAQIRR, encoded by the coding sequence ATGCATTTATCACTTGGTTTTTCACCATGCCCCAACGATACTTTCATCTTTGATGCACTGGTAAACAATAAAATAGATACGCAGGGCTTCACCTTCGACACCCAGCTGGAAGATGTGGAAACCCTGAACAACTGGGCCTTACAAGGCAAACTGGCCGTTACCAAACTGAGTTTCGCGGTATACCTGAAAGTAAAAGATCAATATGATCTGCTGAACAGCGGTAGTGCCCTGGGACGTGGCTGCGGCCCGTTACTGATTGCCAGAAAAGATATTGCCAAAGCTGATATCTCCCAGCTGACCATCGCCATTCCCGGCGAAAACACCACGGCCAATCTCTTGTTCTCCATCGCTTTTCCGGAAGCAAAAAATAAAAAAGTGATGCTGTTTTCTGAGATAGAAAACGCCGTACTGAGTGGTGCTGTAGATGCCGGTGTTATCATCCATGAAAACCGTTTTACCTACCAGCAAAAAGGCCTGGTGAAACTCATGGATATGGGCGAATACTGGGAACAAACTACCGGCAACCCGATTCCGCTGGGAGGTATTTTTATCCGGAAAGATGTACCTGCCGATATCCGTGCACAACTGGATAGCCTGATTCATCAAAGCCTGCAGCACAGCTATACCACTTATCCGCAACTGTCTGAGTATGTAAAATCACATGCCCAGGAAATGGATGAACAAGTAATGCGGCAACATATTGACTTGTATGTAAATGATTTCAGCCTTGATCTGGGAACAGAAGGCAAAGCTGCAGTTGTAGCCCTGATGGATGCTGCCGCACAGATAAGACGATAA
- the mqnB gene encoding futalosine hydrolase → MKLLITAATTLEIQPFLHHLDQHGQTTGPGQYHFAGCDITILIAGIGMMHTAYSLGRHLAAHKPHLAIQAGIAGTFRHDWELGSVVMVAREYLGDLGAEDQLQFKDLFDIELWQPSQPPFTGKSLVNTFAGLPYLPALQQVSSASVNLVSGHLPTIDRLVTKYAPDIESMEGAAFHYACLLENIPFLQLRSLSNYVEIRDKSKWKIPLAVKAINDELVRTVETLGSHTINH, encoded by the coding sequence ATGAAATTATTGATCACAGCGGCTACCACACTGGAGATACAGCCGTTTCTGCACCACCTGGATCAACATGGCCAAACCACCGGCCCCGGTCAGTACCACTTTGCCGGCTGCGATATCACTATCCTCATTGCCGGCATCGGTATGATGCACACTGCCTATAGCCTGGGACGACATCTGGCGGCGCATAAGCCCCATTTGGCCATTCAGGCCGGTATTGCCGGTACCTTCCGGCACGACTGGGAATTGGGCAGCGTAGTAATGGTAGCGAGAGAATACCTCGGAGATCTGGGCGCAGAAGATCAATTACAATTTAAAGATTTATTTGATATAGAGCTCTGGCAGCCATCACAGCCACCTTTCACAGGAAAAAGCCTGGTCAATACCTTTGCCGGCCTGCCCTACCTGCCCGCTTTACAGCAGGTAAGCAGTGCCAGTGTAAACCTCGTCAGCGGCCACCTCCCTACTATCGACCGGCTCGTAACCAAATATGCACCCGATATCGAAAGCATGGAAGGAGCAGCCTTTCACTATGCCTGCCTCCTGGAAAATATTCCTTTCCTGCAGCTACGCAGCCTGTCTAACTACGTTGAAATCAGGGATAAAAGCAAATGGAAAATTCCGCTCGCGGTAAAAGCAATAAACGATGAACTGGTTCGCACAGTCGAAACACTGGGCAGCCACACTATAAACCATTAA
- a CDS encoding 6-pyruvoyl trahydropterin synthase family protein, translating into MIYLTRVENFNAAHKLSNPAWSKEKNDEVFGKCANDNWHGHNYELHVTIKGSPDPETGFVFNAKTLGILIRDEVIEKVDHRNLNLDVDFMAGKFTSAENLAIAIWDQLEKHLPREIQLHCIKLYETPRIYVEYYGGN; encoded by the coding sequence ATGATTTATTTAACGCGAGTAGAGAACTTTAATGCGGCGCATAAGTTATCTAACCCGGCATGGAGCAAAGAAAAGAACGACGAAGTATTTGGAAAATGTGCCAACGATAACTGGCATGGGCATAACTACGAGCTGCATGTTACGATAAAAGGCAGTCCGGACCCTGAAACCGGTTTTGTCTTCAATGCTAAAACACTGGGCATACTGATACGGGATGAAGTGATAGAGAAAGTGGATCATCGTAACCTGAATCTGGACGTGGATTTTATGGCAGGTAAATTTACTTCTGCAGAGAACCTGGCGATTGCCATCTGGGATCAGCTGGAAAAACATTTGCCCCGGGAGATACAATTGCATTGTATTAAGTTGTACGAAACACCACGTATATACGTAGAATATTACGGGGGCAATTAA
- the folE gene encoding GTP cyclohydrolase I FolE — MAYNKIERFEDKITSGLVENYKECLQLLGENPEREGLQKTPERMAKAMQFLTQGYQLDAREILEGAKFTESYSEMVIVKDIELYSMCEHHMLPFFGKAHVAYIPNGYITGLSKLARVVDVYARRLQVQERMTHQILDAIQETLQPQGVAVVIEAQHLCMMMRGVQKQNSLTTTSAFSGQFEDGRTRSEFLKLIGK, encoded by the coding sequence ATGGCGTATAATAAGATTGAACGTTTTGAAGATAAGATCACGTCGGGTCTTGTAGAAAATTATAAAGAATGTCTGCAACTGCTGGGAGAAAATCCGGAGCGGGAAGGACTGCAAAAGACCCCGGAACGGATGGCTAAAGCCATGCAGTTCCTCACACAGGGATACCAGCTGGATGCCCGTGAAATACTGGAGGGCGCCAAGTTTACAGAATCCTATAGTGAAATGGTGATCGTCAAGGATATAGAACTCTATTCCATGTGCGAACACCATATGTTGCCTTTCTTCGGAAAAGCGCACGTAGCTTATATTCCCAACGGTTATATTACCGGTTTAAGTAAACTGGCCCGTGTGGTGGATGTATATGCCCGCCGCCTGCAGGTACAGGAACGTATGACGCACCAGATTCTGGATGCCATACAGGAAACCTTACAGCCTCAGGGCGTGGCCGTTGTAATAGAAGCGCAGCATCTGTGTATGATGATGCGTGGCGTACAGAAACAGAACTCACTCACGACCACTTCTGCTTTCAGCGGACAATTTGAAGATGGCAGAACAAGAAGTGAATTCCTGAAACTGATTGGAAAATAA